In Chloracidobacterium sp., the following proteins share a genomic window:
- a CDS encoding glycosyltransferase family 2 protein, with product MANVHIEVVTPVHNRKELTLGCLRSLAKAELSGIDLHIIIVDDGSTDGTAESVQAQFPHVEILRGNGSLWYTGGMNLGLAAAMRHQPDFVLAINNDSEFDPAFLKNLLETAQSVTRSVVGAVLVDWEDGKRVFQVAPKWKLSWGGLRHWVKQTIDTLPQSAFRVELIVGNCALFPAEVIRQVGLMDADRFPQYGDAEYTSRMRKRGWTLLIEPRARVFCKPNDEPEHISELSFAAAFRALFIDPFHPHSLRRRLNTTVACAPSMFQGYLAFVVFFARYLVGRNFERQWGRNQSEPPLSETYAADVILPVR from the coding sequence ATGGCGAATGTCCACATCGAGGTCGTCACACCCGTCCACAACCGAAAGGAACTCACTTTGGGCTGTCTGAGGAGCTTAGCCAAGGCGGAGCTATCAGGGATCGACCTACACATCATCATCGTCGATGACGGCTCGACAGACGGTACCGCCGAGTCGGTCCAGGCACAGTTCCCGCACGTCGAAATTTTGCGTGGCAACGGTAGTCTTTGGTACACAGGTGGAATGAATCTCGGCTTGGCTGCCGCCATGAGGCACCAACCCGATTTTGTCCTCGCGATCAATAACGATTCTGAATTCGACCCAGCGTTTCTAAAGAACCTTCTGGAAACAGCGCAGTCTGTTACTCGATCCGTTGTCGGGGCGGTCCTAGTCGACTGGGAAGATGGCAAGCGCGTTTTTCAGGTCGCACCGAAATGGAAGCTTTCTTGGGGAGGACTGCGGCACTGGGTGAAACAGACGATCGACACGCTACCGCAGTCTGCATTTCGTGTAGAGTTGATAGTCGGCAACTGCGCCCTATTTCCCGCCGAGGTGATTCGGCAAGTAGGACTGATGGACGCGGACAGGTTCCCGCAATATGGAGATGCCGAATACACTTCCAGAATGCGAAAACGTGGCTGGACCCTGCTTATCGAGCCAAGGGCACGAGTTTTTTGCAAGCCGAATGACGAGCCGGAACACATTTCAGAGCTATCCTTTGCGGCGGCATTCCGTGCATTGTTTATCGATCCGTTTCATCCGCACAGTCTTCGGCGGAGATTGAATACAACGGTGGCGTGTGCACCATCCATGTTTCAGGGTTACCTTGCGTTCGTTGTTTTTTTTGCAAGGTATCTCGTGGGTCGAAATTTCGAGCGACAATGGGGCCGAAACCAGTCTGAACCACCGCTTTCAGAAACGTACGCCGCGGACGTAATCCTTCCTGTGCGATAA